The sequence gcagaacgagcgatgtgcattatgggaaacagtacgcgaggcagactggtccgatgcatactgtgaaattttcccgaatcagtagacatccggggagttttggcatactgcagattttgctcttgttcacatactacttactacatactgaatttggTCAAACCAGTATgtactactagtatagtaggtggtttcgaaacAGCCTTTGTGTGCCAAGCGACTCTAATTAGCTGATCTCAATCAACCTGTTTCTTCCCCACTGTGGGCGAAGGTTTCCATGGTGATTGTAATTGCTGTTAGGACTACAGGTGAGATGGCTGTTTTATTGAGATTCAAGTTTGAAAACACATCTTAATCTTTCGTCTTGGTTGCCTACAGCCTAAAGCACATTGTCCTGTAAAAAGAACCTTCAATGCCTTTGACAGTGTGAAAGGTATAAATGTGACAAGTCAGAACTGGACTGTCCTGAATGAGCTACACGTTGTGATGTTGTAATGGAGTTTTAGGTGTAAAATACTAAAGTAGTTGttgaaaaggccaaaaataagTGGAAAACATCAGTACATTTTTATGGGCACAGAAGAAATGTGTCAAAGAGTCTATCTATTTTTAGGTTACCTGGCCTTAATAATACTGCCCGTTGTATTTTCTTGGTTAGAACAGTGCCCTCTTTGAAAAGTGCCCTGGCTCTTGGTCCAATGTGCCTTGTAATGGGGCCTCTCACTGGGGAAAACATGATAAGTGATGTCAGGGAATGTTTTGCCAGTAGACATACTGTGATGAAGTGCCATttcactttgtcttttttcacttgttttcttttgttcagGTGATGGAGTTCCATCAGCattccaaacagctgctgtcagctcTGCGTTCTCAGCGCCAGCGGGGCTTCCTTTGTGACTGCATTGTCCTGGTGGGCTCATCTCCGTTTCCTGGCTCACAGGGCTGTTTTGGCCTCCTGTTCGCCTTTCTCCCACATGTTCTACTCAGATTCCCCGGGGGTCGGTGGTGGGAACGGTACCAGCAGCTCTGTCACACTCGACAGCGACATCGTCACGGCTGCTGCTTTTGGCTTGCTCTTGGACTTTGTGTATGAAGGTGTGCTACAGCTGAATGAGTCTCCGCCAGTGGAGGATGTATTGGCAGCTGCAAGCTTTCTGCACATGAACGAGGTGGTGAGAGTATGTAAAAGACGACTGCAAAGGCGAGGGCCTCTAGCCGAGGCAGACAGCACCCGCTCTGAGGAGAGTGCTGTAGCGAGGAGGGCCACAGAGACAGTGAGGCAGGGTGGGTGTGAACCCATGGTGGCCATGGCAGGTGATCACTTGAATCCAGCAGCGATTGGCGGCATCACTCTCATCAGTaaccacagcagagaggagtcaGCTCAACTATGTGAAATCTGAGCAGAGGACAGGTGGGGGGGTTGCATAAGTCTAGAGCTCAGACTCCCCTGAGCCCAAACCTGGCTGATACCACGCAGCCTGGCATGGACGCCCCTCCTCTGCCACCAGGCAGAGAGAGCTGTACCTGGGATAATCACAGGCCGATCTGATCCTACCTCAGGAGGTCATGACAGATTAAAGACTGGAGATCAAGGGGAGGGATCATCGCGCTCTGCAGTCCATGCAGCTCTACAGAGTCCTATAGGTACAGGCTTTTGTTAATTTTCACACTATAGTCACTTAACgtaaagaaatacaaacactAGAGTAATATCTAAGTTCCCTTACACGTCAGTGTCACAGGGAGAATAGCTGACAAACTGAATGCCCAACATTTTgaatacaaaaatgtgtttgatttcataatctttgcacttttttttcctctgtactAAAAGTCTTGTGCTAACTTGTGAATAAAATGTtcccttttttctgtttattcttAGCCACAGTGGTAACCAGCAGCCTTCCTCGTCCTCTTCGTCCTCAGTGCCAGTGAGTCAGGCCAGAGGTCAGTCAGTGGTTTTTCCTCCTTACTCAGAATCCAGCCTCTGCCCCAGCCCCCGTCAGCAGGACACACCAAGACTACCCAGTGAAGGTTCTGTCCGGCACCCCTCAGAAGGTGATCACAGAGGTGCATCAGGCGGAGAACAGCAGATGGTCATGATAATCCAAGCATCAGCAGCAACCTCACACAGGGAAATGAGCCAGACACACTCACAACTGCAGAATGACTTCCCCCAGATTCGAATCCGAGTGCTGTGTCTCTGCAACACCAAAGCCTGGACCTTCAACTCCGCTCAGACTCAAACTTTAAAGGGACCTGATGTGTTACTGGTGCTCATCCCACAGTTAGACAAGAGAGATCTCTTCTGGGTGGAGTGAGGACAGATGGCAGAGATGAGGAGAATGTGaaagtcaaagtggaggccATTGTCATATCTGATGAGGAGTTAGAGGAGGAAAAGGGGGAGAGTCCAGAAAGAGAACCAGTGATGGATGTAGACGATGAGTTTGAAGAAGATATCCAGGAGGAGGATCTTAACAATCCTCAGTATCTCTCCTCCCACCCACAGGGCCTTTTACAAATGACTTCCCAATCTAATGACTActccttccccctctctccctcttcctcctcctctggtggCCGGCCCTTCCTCCCAGGACACTTCTTCAACCTCTTTCGCTGCGTCCATCAATCCTCTGTCCACAGCTCAGAATCAGTCAGACCCTCCTGCCTACTTCCAGGACTTCCAAGACTCTATGGGGACCTTTGCGGATGATGTGCCCACATGTGAAGCCTGTGGAAAGACTTCTCATGTACGTACACGCTGCGGCGCCATGCCATTGTTCACACGCGTGCACGTCCCTTACGAGTGTCACTACTGCTACCGGAGCTACACACAATCAGGTGACCTGTACCGACACATTCGCAAAGCCCATGACCGCTCACTGCGCACCAAACGCACCAAAGCGGACATGGAAATGTTAGAGCCCTCCCCAACCACCACCGCCACCACAAATACCACCTCTCctctaacacacagacacatctgTGTTTGTCCTACTCCACACATCACTTCAACCTCAGATTCTAACTCTAAATTGAATGGAGCTGCGTCAAAATATTTATAATTTCAGAACTCAACATCCAGCTCAACTTACAAAATATATTATCATATATTTTATACACACCCTGCATAAGCTCTTGCTTTCTTTTGTACTGAAGGCATTTGTTCCCCATGATTACAGAAATACAATACagtcatacacacatacacacatcatcTTTTTTGCTTATGAAGGTACCACAGTGTGAAGAGGTAATTTAGTGGCAGGGATAAAAAGAGATGGTTCAGTTTTTTCTACATTCTAAGGAAAGGGGCTTCACTGCCTCATCTCTtatctccttttcttttgtAAGGAAACaatttattgatattttcctGAGTACACACTGGGCATGATGCTGTTCTTGTACTGCATCCTCTAAATATTCTAGTTTCACCAGAAGAGCCATCTCAATAACATCCTTCAGATATAAGTGCATTGGGATTTTCAGAGAACTGCAGCTGTTGTTTGAAGTCCTCATGGATCCTCCCTTCTATAGTTCTCTGACCTCGTGTTTTTTATGGAAAGAGGTTTAAGGAAATCGATGTGTGTTTTACTTAGGCTCCAGCCAGTAAACACAAGTGATACCTGCATTTCAAAGAAAGCTGGCATGCTAGACATTCATGTCAACATAGAACTCTAAAGTTTGATTgtttaaatccttttttttatttaaaaaatggttcCTTTGTTAATGAATTAGTGCTTCTTTTATACTCTTCATATAATTTATGATTTGTGTATGGTTTATTTTATCGTCAGTTTTGATGAAGCCAATACACTCATAGCAGATGTTtacaatatatttaatatagTAGGAAGCAACACTGCAAAATAGCTTTTAATCttgcctttgtttttgttatcttTTTCATCCTCTACACATTTTCTTGAGCAGTAACACAGCAAGTTGTGTTCATTGATACATTTTCCTAAATATGGTATCTGACCTGAAAACATTTAAGTGGTTTATCACATTTCAAAGATACAATATCAACTTATAGAGGTAATATTGTGAATTTGTGGTTTCTTGTCCAAACTTCTGGATTTTCTATATTGTGTGATAACATTTCACATGGCATTTCCATATGGACAGTTTTAAGTTGTAAGGAAAGGGGTTTGATTATTGCCTATTCCACTTCCAGCCTACTGTTACTATGTTCACATGTATTTGTGAAGTAAGGGAAAGCAGGAAAACAGTTTTCGTAATTCCCCCTCAATGTACGTTTTCACTTTTTGCTCATGTGACTGTTCCCCCTGCAGTTTTCCCTGTAGTGACAGAATACGCAGAACAAGCACCCTTTAACTTAGTCTCCTctaaaaatgtttatatttaatgaTGTGCCTCAATGACTGTTGACACTGTTTGAGTTAGTTGTCATGTCATTTAAACAGTTTTCAAAATTGTTTCTGTAGAATATGAATTATTATGTACTCTTATACACACATGAAGATGTACAACTGGATACTAAGAAACTGGATCAGAGACATTTGGACAGGTTTCACGCCGGCTTGTGTGCACAATCTAGATGTCACCACCTGTGAGTAAACAGTTTAGTGGAGATGAGGGTAAATATATTTCTTTGCATTACACAAAGCACAGGCTGGCCAGTCAaccacattttcatttttctttatttcactacaaaacacatataaaaatataaacattgaaTCTGTTATCACACTACAACAACACAGGGTTTATTCTTAAGTCTCCTCACACACTGTATCCAGTTATCAGAAAAACTGTACATGCTGAGGTGGTGCACCGGGCCTCCTCTAGACAGTATGTTCTGTCCTCTCTTCAGTCCTCCACTGGCCCATGGATCTGTGAAGATGTAAAATTTCAATGTTCTTTTATTTGCAACCACCTGATGTTGTAATAAATTGACTGTTGTCAACGTAGCAGTACTTGTCATTTCTCCATATGGATATACAAAGTAAGATTACACCACACAGTCCTGATGGCAAATTGCAACAAAAACTCTAATCATACCGACTGTGTTGAGATGTCACACAGTGTACTAACCTGAGGACTTGCATCCTAATATTTAAGATGGAGAGTAAATTGAAATGAGTCTATCTGGTAAAGTAACATTCTGATAAAAATTATGATTTGCCAAATTGTGTTCAACATATGAAGGATGAATTGCCAAAACAGGTAACTCCGTTTTTTAGAAATTTGaaatagattcctaataaagttatcTTTTCAGATATCTCTGATTAATAAAGGTCATTGTGACTTAGTCAAGACACCAACTTCagtgattgatcataccaaaagctagtatagaaaaaaatatgtttttgaaacattttttttatttttttcaaaagtaagatactgtttttgcaaattaactcttcatataCAGATTGTTTATAACATCTAATACAATATAAGATGGCAATTTATAACTATGCAGTACTTGTAAGGAATAAGCATTAGGTTAAGAAGTTACATACCAAATACAAACATACGCCCAGTGCTTTTACCTTTAATTACATAATGTAAAGCACTGGGCGTCTTCAGTTTTACTTGGACCTTATTCAACTCCAGTTCTCACAGAGCTGGGGTGCTGTGTTAAATGTTGAGGAAAACAGAATTCGAAGGTTTGCTACTAatttaaaactgtatttaattgaaaatagtggagagttaaaatcaaatgtttatatttaaaaatgtacttaattTATTAAACATATGCACAACAAAATGATCAAATCTTTCAGTTTCAATATTTTGATCTGTTGTATTTGCATTATTTCaattaaaatagactttaaatgatttgcaataatcaaatccttttttaaataaacattttacacagcatcccacTCTATAGGAATTGGGGTTGAAatctgttttttgggggggctttGATTTTGTCTCTGATTCTCTTCAACACAGAGGTATGATTATGattcatctttaaaaagtatttaagctgaatttaaaaaaagaatactgGTTTACATGTGTGAGTCTTATCTTAGATTAAACTTTATTAAGCATTTAAATTCAAGCTTTATAAAAGTCAACTTACCGCCTCAGCCAACTCTGGCCAATCCATTGCCATTACAACCGTGTCATCAGAGTTTGGAGGTGTCTCCAGGTTCCAGTAGGTCAGTTTGTCAAACACTGAGGATAACTTTACTGTCCTgtcctgaacacacacatggataAAATTCAGCATCACATGGACATGGTTACAAAATTGTCACTACCCACTCAGATTCACGTTTGATTTAATGCTTTCTGTCAGTGCTTTGCTCCTCTGTGTAAATGTTCACACTGCTGCTCAGTGAGTACAGTTAGTGTGATAGAAAGATGGTAACAGTGTTGTTAACCTCTTGGTCAGAGCCGGGTTTGTTGACTTCTTTCAGCACCAAGCCAGTGTAGCCTGTTGGACAGCTGAGCTCCTGCCCCTTCAATGCTCGTCCTCTGAATGACACTGTCTTCTCTGTAGGGACAAAATGCACAAATGAGTGATGTCAGAGATACTTTATATCTGTCTGAAAAACTATAAAGCATGAGAAACCCCATTTCAAAACCATCATGTGACTACTTGTAGGTCTGACTTGCAGGTCAGATTCAAAATTGTTGCATCAAGTCATCCTTAGTATCATTCTATATAGGCTGGCAACCTGTCGAGGGTGTACCCCATTTCTCACCCattgacagctgggataggctgtGTTACAGTCTACAGTCTACAAGAGAGGCTTTGAACATCACAAAGGCAGATGCCAGACATATTCTGTACCTTGTTTGCAGTCTTTTGTGGTAGCAGTGAAGTATTGTGAGACCTTGGCCGGCCCGTTGTGTTCAATCTCACATGGCATCAGGTGGACAGAAACCCTTGGTACCTGGCTCACTGACGACCCAAGTTGAACACGTGTTACACTGGT is a genomic window of Notolabrus celidotus isolate fNotCel1 chromosome 8, fNotCel1.pri, whole genome shotgun sequence containing:
- the zbtb3 gene encoding LOW QUALITY PROTEIN: zinc finger and BTB domain-containing protein 3 (The sequence of the model RefSeq protein was modified relative to this genomic sequence to represent the inferred CDS: inserted 2 bases in 2 codons; deleted 8 bases in 7 codons; substituted 1 base at 1 genomic stop codon), with protein sequence MEFHQHSKQLLSALRSQRQRGFLCDCIVLVGSSRFLAHRAVLASCSPFSHMFYSDSPGVGGGNGTSSSVTLDSDIVTAAAFGLLLDFVYEGVLQLNESPPVEDVLAAASFLHMNEVVRVCKRRLQRRGPLAEADSTRSEESAVARRATETVRQGGCEPMVAMAGDHLNPAALAASLSSVTTAERSQLNYVKSEQRTGGGVAKSRAQTPLSPNLADTTQPGMDAPPLPPGREAVPGIITGRSDPTSGGHDRLKTGDQGEGSALCSPCSSTESYSHSGNQQPSSSSSSSVPVSQARGQSVVFPPYSESSLCPSPRQQDTPRLPSEGSVRHPSEGDHRGASGGEQQMVMIIQASAATSHREMSQTHSQLQNDFPQIRIXSAVSLQHQSLDLQLRSDSNFKGTXCVTGAHPTVRQERSLLGGVRTDGRDEENVKVKVEAIVISDEELEEEKGESPEREPVMDVDDEFEEDIQEEDLNNPQYLSSHPQGLLQMTSQSNDYSFPLSPSSSSSGAGPSSQDTSSTSFAASINPLSTAQNQSDPPAYFQDFQDSMGTFADDVPTCEACGKXFSCTYTLRRHAIVHTRARPYECHYCYRSYTQSGDLYRHIRKAHDRSLRTKRTKADMEMLEPSPTTTATTNTTSPLTHRHICVCPTPHITSTSDSNSKLNGAASKYL
- the rnaseh2c gene encoding ribonuclease H2 subunit C — encoded protein: MSCNTSVTRVQLGSSVSQVPRVSVHLMPCEIEHNGPAKVSQYFTATTKDCKQEKTVSFRGRALKGQELSCPTGYTGLVLKEVNKPGSDQEDRTVKLSSVFDKLTYWNLETPPNSDDTVVMAMDWPELAEAIHGPVED